Proteins found in one Exiguobacterium sp. 9-2 genomic segment:
- the gyrB gene encoding DNA topoisomerase (ATP-hydrolyzing) subunit B yields MELEQGYGADQIQVLEGLEAVRKRPGMYIGSTASKGLHHLVWEIVDNSIDEALAGYCDTIKVTIEPGNSILVEDNGRGIPVDIQEKMGRPAVEVILTVLHAGGKFGGGGYKVSGGLHGVGASVVNALSTKLEVFVKRNEKLYYQAYHRGVPAQDLEVIGTSEETGTTIRFFPDGEIFQETLEYDYDLLATRLRELAFLNKGLKIIITDDRADEPMTRSFHYEGGIKSYVEHLNRSKEVVHAEPVYVHGTKDGIEVEVALQYNDGFASNIYSFTNNIPTHEGGTHETGFKTALTRVINDYAKKFGLMKDADGTLSGEDVREGMTAIVSVKHPNPQFEGQTKTKLGNSDARTVTDSLFSGAFEQFMLENPTNARAIVEKGMMASRARMAAKRARELTRRKGVLEVSSLPGKLADCSSRDASISELYIVEGDSAGGSAKSGRDRHFQAILPIRGKILNVEKARLDKILGSNEIRTIITALGTSIGSEFNIEKARYHKVIIMTDADVDGAHIRTLLLTFFYRYMRPLVEHGYVYIAQPPLYGIKQGKNITYVHNERELTEALAALPENARYDIQRYKGLGEMDPEQLWETTMDPSGRQMLRVELQDAIEADEVFDILMGDQVEPRRDFIQSHAHYVKNLDI; encoded by the coding sequence ATGGAATTGGAACAAGGATACGGTGCCGATCAGATTCAAGTTCTTGAAGGATTAGAAGCAGTACGTAAACGTCCAGGGATGTATATCGGCTCGACGGCATCAAAAGGTCTCCATCACCTCGTATGGGAGATTGTCGATAACTCGATCGATGAGGCGCTCGCAGGATACTGTGACACGATCAAAGTCACGATCGAACCAGGGAACTCGATCTTAGTCGAGGATAACGGACGCGGTATTCCAGTCGACATTCAAGAGAAGATGGGTCGTCCTGCCGTTGAGGTCATCCTGACAGTCCTCCACGCCGGTGGTAAATTCGGCGGTGGCGGATATAAAGTATCGGGTGGATTACACGGTGTTGGGGCCTCGGTCGTTAACGCCCTGTCGACGAAACTTGAAGTATTCGTCAAACGGAATGAAAAGTTGTATTACCAAGCGTATCATCGCGGTGTACCAGCACAAGATCTTGAAGTGATTGGAACATCAGAAGAGACCGGAACGACGATTCGTTTCTTCCCAGACGGTGAGATTTTCCAAGAAACGCTCGAGTATGACTACGATTTGCTAGCGACACGCCTGCGGGAACTTGCTTTCTTAAACAAAGGCTTGAAGATCATCATCACGGACGATCGTGCGGATGAGCCAATGACGCGTAGTTTCCACTACGAAGGTGGGATTAAATCTTACGTCGAACACTTAAACCGTTCAAAAGAAGTCGTTCACGCAGAACCTGTCTACGTACACGGCACAAAAGACGGCATCGAAGTCGAAGTCGCACTTCAGTACAACGATGGATTTGCGTCAAATATCTACTCGTTCACGAACAACATCCCGACGCATGAGGGTGGTACGCACGAGACCGGCTTCAAGACAGCTTTGACACGCGTCATCAATGATTACGCGAAAAAGTTCGGTCTGATGAAGGATGCAGACGGTACACTGTCCGGTGAAGACGTACGGGAAGGGATGACAGCGATCGTTTCTGTCAAGCACCCGAACCCGCAGTTCGAAGGACAGACGAAGACGAAACTTGGGAATTCCGACGCACGTACGGTCACGGATTCGCTCTTCTCTGGTGCATTTGAGCAGTTCATGCTTGAAAATCCGACGAACGCACGCGCAATCGTCGAAAAAGGGATGATGGCGTCGCGCGCCCGGATGGCAGCGAAACGCGCACGTGAATTGACACGCCGTAAAGGTGTTCTTGAAGTCAGCTCGCTTCCAGGTAAACTGGCCGACTGTTCGTCACGTGATGCGTCGATTTCCGAATTGTATATCGTTGAGGGTGACTCAGCGGGTGGTTCTGCGAAATCCGGACGTGATCGTCATTTCCAAGCAATCTTACCGATTCGCGGTAAAATCTTGAACGTTGAGAAAGCACGTCTTGATAAGATTCTTGGAAGCAATGAGATCCGGACGATCATCACGGCTCTCGGGACAAGTATTGGTTCTGAGTTCAATATCGAGAAGGCACGCTACCACAAAGTCATCATCATGACCGATGCCGATGTCGATGGTGCCCACATCCGGACACTCTTGTTGACGTTCTTCTACCGTTACATGCGTCCGCTTGTCGAGCATGGATACGTCTATATCGCTCAGCCACCGCTATACGGAATCAAACAAGGGAAGAACATCACGTACGTGCATAACGAACGTGAATTGACAGAGGCGCTTGCAGCGCTTCCTGAAAACGCACGGTACGATATTCAGCGCTACAAAGGTCTTGGAGAGATGGATCCAGAGCAGCTTTGGGAAACGACGATGGATCCAAGTGGTCGTCAAATGTTGCGTGTCGAGCTTCAAGATGCGATCGAAGCGGATGAAGTCTTCGATATCTTGATGGGAGATCAGGTCGAACCACGACGCGACTTCATTCAATCCCACGCACATTACGTCAAGAACCTGGATATTTAA
- the pdxS gene encoding pyridoxal 5'-phosphate synthase lyase subunit PdxS has protein sequence MERQQGTDRVKRGMAEMQKGGVIMDVVNAEQAKIAEAAGAVAVMALERVPSDIRRDGGVARMADPLITEEVLGAVSIPVMAKCRIGHIVEARVLESMGVDFIDESEVLTPADEQYHLLKSEFTVPFVCGARDLGEAARRIAEGAAMIRTKGEPGTGNVVEAVRHMRQIQAQLNQILHVSSDELMTFAKEWGAPYEVLRDIRTQGRLPVVNFAAGGVATPADAALMMHLGADGVFVGSGIFKSEHPERVARAIVEAVTYKDDFERIASLSKGLGTAMKGIDVTSMPFEERMATRGW, from the coding sequence ATGGAACGTCAACAAGGAACGGATCGTGTCAAACGTGGAATGGCTGAAATGCAAAAGGGTGGCGTCATCATGGATGTCGTCAATGCGGAACAAGCAAAGATTGCGGAAGCAGCAGGAGCTGTTGCAGTCATGGCACTCGAACGTGTCCCGTCGGATATTCGTCGTGACGGAGGTGTCGCACGGATGGCAGATCCGTTGATCACGGAAGAAGTACTTGGGGCAGTCTCGATCCCCGTCATGGCAAAATGCCGAATTGGTCATATCGTCGAAGCGCGTGTCCTTGAATCGATGGGGGTCGATTTCATCGATGAGAGCGAGGTACTGACTCCGGCAGACGAGCAATATCATTTACTGAAGTCGGAGTTCACCGTACCATTCGTCTGTGGCGCACGTGATCTTGGGGAAGCCGCTCGCCGGATTGCCGAAGGAGCGGCGATGATTCGGACGAAAGGCGAGCCTGGAACTGGGAACGTCGTCGAAGCCGTTCGCCATATGCGACAAATTCAAGCGCAATTGAATCAGATTTTGCATGTCAGTTCAGATGAATTGATGACATTTGCGAAAGAGTGGGGTGCTCCGTACGAAGTATTACGAGATATTCGGACACAGGGACGTCTACCAGTCGTCAATTTTGCAGCCGGAGGAGTTGCGACACCAGCTGATGCCGCTCTCATGATGCATTTAGGGGCAGATGGTGTCTTCGTCGGATCGGGGATCTTTAAATCAGAACACCCAGAACGTGTCGCTCGCGCGATTGTTGAGGCGGTTACGTATAAAGATGATTTTGAACGGATTGCCTCTTTATCCAAAGGGCTCGGAACAGCGATGAAGGGAATCGATGTCACTTCGATGCCGTTTGAAGAACGGATGGCGACACGCGGATGGTAA
- the recF gene encoding DNA replication/repair protein RecF (All proteins in this family for which functions are known are DNA-binding proteins that assist the filamentation of RecA onto DNA for the initiation of recombination or recombinational repair.) — protein sequence MRLDSVRLSHYRNYDALELSFSEKTNVLIGENAQGKTNLLEAIYVLALAKSHRTTHDKELIGWDQETARVEGRVVKRTGSHVQEIVISGRGKKAKLNHLEQRRLSDYVGALNIVLFAPEDLHIVKGSPQVRRRFLDMEIGQVSPVYLHELSQYLKVLKQRNALLKQLSMKGGDETFLDILTEQMITLAVKIVQRRHHFMAQLEKWARPIHDGISRGQEELALIYRSDTFGNELLDVEGMTASYTQKFGKIKENEIRRGVTLFGPHRDDFEMEVNGRNVQTYGSQGQQRTAALSLKLAEIELIHEEVGEYPLLLLDDVLSELDDHRQTHLLDTMQQKVQTILTTTSVDGIAHETINQAKLFHVKQGTVDLEETSYKETVGEKTDE from the coding sequence AACTTATTGGAAGCGATCTATGTTCTCGCTCTCGCGAAGTCTCACCGGACGACGCATGATAAGGAACTGATTGGTTGGGACCAGGAGACAGCGCGCGTCGAAGGACGTGTCGTCAAACGAACAGGTTCTCATGTCCAGGAGATCGTCATCTCGGGTCGCGGGAAAAAAGCAAAACTAAATCATCTAGAGCAACGACGCTTGAGTGATTATGTCGGGGCACTGAACATCGTTTTATTCGCCCCGGAAGATTTGCATATCGTCAAAGGCAGTCCACAAGTCCGCCGACGGTTTCTCGATATGGAGATCGGTCAAGTTAGCCCGGTCTATTTGCATGAATTGAGTCAGTATCTGAAAGTGTTGAAGCAGCGCAACGCGTTGCTGAAACAACTGTCCATGAAGGGAGGAGACGAGACCTTCCTTGATATCTTGACGGAGCAAATGATTACGCTAGCCGTTAAAATCGTTCAGCGCCGCCATCATTTCATGGCCCAACTCGAAAAGTGGGCACGACCGATTCATGACGGAATTAGTCGTGGACAGGAAGAACTCGCGCTCATCTATCGTTCGGACACATTTGGCAATGAATTACTCGATGTCGAAGGAATGACTGCGTCCTACACGCAGAAGTTTGGTAAAATAAAAGAAAATGAAATCCGAAGAGGAGTTACGTTGTTTGGACCACATCGTGATGACTTTGAGATGGAAGTCAACGGACGAAACGTCCAAACATATGGTTCACAAGGACAACAACGAACAGCAGCCCTCTCGTTAAAGCTTGCAGAGATCGAATTGATTCACGAGGAAGTCGGAGAGTATCCACTTCTTCTACTCGACGATGTCTTATCCGAGCTTGATGATCATCGTCAAACACATTTGCTCGATACGATGCAACAAAAGGTCCAGACGATCCTGACGACGACAAGCGTCGATGGGATTGCGCATGAAACGATCAACCAAGCGAAGTTGTTCCACGTGAAACAAGGGACGGTCGATTTGGAAGAGACATCATATAAAGAAACAGTAGGTGAGAAAACCGATGAGTAA
- the guaB gene encoding IMP dehydrogenase: MWENKFAKEGLTFDDVLLVPRRSSVLPRDVDLSVTLCEGITLNIPLISAGMDTVTEAPMAIAMARQGGLGVIHKNMSMEEQAEHVDRVKRSENGVITNPFYLTPERQVYDAEYLMSKYRISGVPIVNNETERKLVGILTNRDLRFVKDYSTVIETVMTTEELVTAKVGTSLAEAEQILHKHRIEKLPLVDENGVLKGLITTKDIEKVEQYPHAAKDQFGRLLVAAAVGVTKDASTRAKFLVDAGVDALVVDTAHGHSEGVLVKVRELREEYPTLPIIAGNVATAEATRDLIEAGASVIKVGIGPGSICTTRVVAGVGVPQITAVFDCATEARKHGVSIIADGGIKYSGDIVKALAAGGHAVMLGSLLAGVEESPGEMEIYQGRQFKTYRGMGSEASMKRGSQDRYFQEADKKFVPEGIEGRVAYRGKLGDSVYQLVGGIRSGMGYCGAATLEELREETQFIRMTGAGLQESHPHDIQITKEASNYTRQ; encoded by the coding sequence ATGTGGGAGAACAAATTTGCTAAAGAGGGTTTGACGTTTGATGACGTCTTACTCGTACCCCGTCGTTCGAGTGTCTTACCGCGCGACGTTGATTTATCTGTCACGCTATGTGAAGGGATCACACTTAATATTCCGTTGATCAGTGCTGGGATGGATACAGTCACAGAAGCTCCGATGGCAATCGCAATGGCACGCCAAGGTGGTCTTGGTGTCATTCATAAGAACATGTCAATGGAAGAACAAGCAGAACATGTCGATCGCGTCAAACGTTCTGAAAATGGTGTCATCACGAATCCGTTCTATTTAACGCCAGAGCGTCAAGTCTACGATGCTGAGTATTTGATGAGTAAGTACCGCATCTCAGGTGTTCCGATCGTTAACAACGAAACAGAGCGTAAATTAGTAGGAATTTTGACGAACCGTGATCTTCGTTTCGTTAAGGATTATTCGACTGTCATTGAAACAGTAATGACAACAGAAGAACTCGTGACAGCAAAAGTTGGTACGTCCCTCGCAGAAGCAGAACAGATTCTCCACAAGCATCGCATCGAAAAGTTACCACTCGTTGATGAGAACGGTGTGTTAAAAGGATTAATCACGACAAAAGATATCGAAAAAGTCGAACAGTATCCACATGCTGCGAAAGATCAATTTGGTCGTTTACTTGTCGCAGCAGCTGTCGGTGTGACGAAAGACGCTTCAACACGTGCGAAGTTCCTGGTCGATGCAGGTGTTGATGCACTCGTCGTCGATACAGCTCACGGTCACTCAGAAGGTGTTCTCGTCAAGGTACGTGAATTACGTGAAGAATATCCAACCTTACCAATCATTGCGGGCAACGTTGCGACTGCAGAAGCAACACGCGATTTGATTGAAGCCGGCGCATCTGTCATTAAAGTCGGTATCGGACCTGGTTCGATTTGTACGACACGTGTTGTTGCAGGCGTCGGTGTACCACAGATCACAGCCGTCTTCGATTGTGCGACAGAAGCACGTAAACACGGCGTTTCGATTATCGCTGACGGTGGCATTAAGTACTCTGGCGATATCGTGAAAGCACTTGCTGCTGGTGGTCACGCTGTCATGCTGGGAAGCTTGCTTGCAGGAGTAGAAGAGAGCCCAGGTGAGATGGAAATCTATCAAGGACGTCAATTCAAGACGTACCGTGGTATGGGTTCTGAAGCATCGATGAAACGCGGTAGCCAAGACCGTTATTTCCAAGAAGCAGACAAGAAGTTCGTTCCAGAAGGAATCGAAGGAAGGGTCGCTTACCGTGGTAAACTCGGTGACTCAGTGTACCAACTCGTTGGTGGTATTCGTTCAGGTATGGGATACTGTGGTGCTGCGACGTTAGAAGAATTGCGTGAAGAGACACAGTTCATCCGTATGACGGGCGCTGGTTTGCAAGAAAGCCATCCGCACGATATTCAAATTACCAAAGAAGCCTCTAACTACACACGTCAATAA
- a CDS encoding HD-GYP domain-containing protein, protein MRVASDQLRIGDRLTESIYLHTDHPIVEAGKKIGTDELRRIQRFLIKEVTIEDRPDLVEGEKIQIETVAAQIEHPFEEFIRSYNKVFMSWEQGMKPNVYEALSWVKQSVPEQITRQDVLPFFLERGTEAYTVRHAIYRGAVAQMLAEAVRKERKMIHELWTASYFADYGLARIMEWRHTKRYEAMQQEIFQRHPAMAYQVLQKETIISDTVNRLIVQHHERLDGSGYPLKVKGDKIADHARLFIVADVFAAMTSWRPYREAYTPFDAYRHLKARPMQYCSKYVLLLGQLLLPIEVGDRVLMSNGKIATIAQKNPVFDRPVISYEDQGRRIIVDLMEERQHSIIQLMD, encoded by the coding sequence ATGCGAGTGGCAAGTGACCAATTACGCATCGGGGATCGTTTAACCGAATCGATCTACTTACATACAGATCATCCGATCGTAGAAGCAGGGAAAAAAATTGGAACCGACGAGTTACGACGAATCCAACGGTTTTTGATTAAAGAAGTCACCATCGAGGATCGTCCTGATCTTGTCGAAGGTGAAAAGATACAGATTGAAACAGTGGCTGCGCAGATAGAACATCCTTTTGAAGAGTTCATTCGCTCCTATAATAAAGTCTTCATGTCATGGGAACAGGGGATGAAGCCAAATGTGTATGAAGCTTTGAGTTGGGTCAAACAGTCCGTCCCGGAACAAATTACGAGACAAGATGTTCTGCCATTCTTCCTTGAACGGGGAACGGAAGCTTACACTGTGCGACATGCCATTTATCGAGGAGCAGTTGCCCAGATGCTTGCTGAAGCAGTCAGAAAAGAACGGAAAATGATCCATGAGCTGTGGACGGCATCTTATTTTGCGGATTACGGACTAGCGCGGATCATGGAATGGCGTCACACGAAACGTTATGAAGCGATGCAACAGGAAATTTTTCAACGTCACCCGGCAATGGCATATCAAGTCTTGCAAAAGGAGACGATTATCTCCGACACGGTAAATCGTTTGATTGTTCAACATCATGAACGTTTAGATGGATCTGGTTATCCTCTAAAGGTAAAAGGTGATAAGATTGCAGATCATGCTCGATTGTTCATTGTAGCAGATGTTTTTGCTGCAATGACAAGTTGGCGCCCATACCGGGAAGCGTATACGCCGTTTGACGCATATCGTCATTTAAAAGCGCGACCGATGCAATATTGTTCAAAATATGTATTATTGCTTGGACAGTTACTTCTACCGATTGAAGTCGGTGATCGCGTATTGATGAGTAATGGGAAGATTGCAACAATCGCTCAAAAGAATCCAGTCTTTGATCGCCCCGTCATTTCTTATGAAGACCAGGGAAGAAGGATTATCGTTGATTTAATGGAAGAACGACAGCATAGCATCATTCAATTGATGGATTGA
- the gyrA gene encoding DNA gyrase subunit A: protein MSEQNHGIIKDINISQEMRTSFMDYAMSVIVARALPDVRDGLKPGHRRILYAMNDLGIRADKPHKKSARIVGEVIGKYHPHGDSAVYDTMVRMAQDFSYRYELVDGHGNFGSVDGDSAAAMRYTEARMSKIAMEIVRDINKNTVDFKDNYDGSEREPEVLPSRFPNLLVNGSSGIAVGMATNIPPHQLGEVIDGVLALSHDPEITIQELMQHIPGPDFPTAGEILGRSGIRRAYETGRGSIIVRAKAEIEQTKKDRERIIVTELPYQVNKARLVEKIADLVREKKIEGITDLRDESDRRGMRIVMEVRRDANASVILNNLYKQTSMQTTFGVNMLAIVGGRPKTLTLKEMLYHYLEHQKEIVRRRTQFDLEKAEAREHLLAGLRIALDHLDEVIQIIRGNRTADAAREQLMERFALSEKQSQAILDMRLQRLTGLEREKIEAEYDEIMQLIAELNRILASEEVLLDLIRTELEELKERFNDERRTEIRMDHIEFEDEDLIPEQDIIITLTSSGYIKRMTTDSYRTQRRGGRGVQGIGTNDEDYVTRLLSCSTHDTILFFTNRGKVYRIRGYEVPEMSRTSKGVPIINLIQIERDEKVETMIPVNFKRYLEEQQATEAPVEVVEGEIEETEEALETEEVVQDEQKSLIFMTRKGRVKRSPLSAYARINKNGLIAIRLFEDDELTSVRLASTDDEVFAVSTSGKAIRFPITNVRSMGRGARGVKAMTLRPNDFVVGMELARDAQDVLVITEKGFGKRTPMTEFRSQSRGGKGLIASKVTDRVGQIVAMRIVDVDDDIMIMTESGIVIRTDSQYISRVGRNTQGVKVIRIEEGDRVATVAKLKREETDETEEDTDLVSEENVVESDASEEVEE from the coding sequence ATGTCCGAACAAAATCACGGAATCATCAAGGATATTAATATCAGTCAAGAGATGCGTACGTCCTTCATGGACTACGCGATGAGTGTCATCGTCGCACGTGCTCTTCCGGACGTACGGGACGGTTTAAAACCCGGACACCGCCGGATTCTCTATGCGATGAACGACCTCGGTATTCGTGCCGATAAACCACATAAAAAGTCTGCCCGTATCGTCGGGGAAGTCATCGGTAAGTATCACCCGCACGGGGATTCTGCCGTCTATGACACGATGGTCCGCATGGCGCAAGATTTCAGCTATCGTTATGAACTCGTCGATGGACACGGAAACTTCGGTTCGGTCGATGGAGACTCGGCGGCTGCGATGCGATATACGGAAGCTCGTATGTCAAAAATCGCAATGGAAATCGTTCGCGATATCAACAAAAACACAGTTGACTTTAAAGATAACTACGATGGTTCGGAACGCGAACCGGAAGTCTTACCGTCGCGCTTCCCGAACTTGCTCGTCAACGGTTCAAGCGGGATCGCGGTCGGGATGGCAACAAACATTCCGCCGCACCAGTTAGGTGAGGTCATCGATGGTGTCTTAGCACTGTCTCACGATCCCGAAATCACGATTCAAGAATTGATGCAGCACATTCCGGGACCTGATTTCCCAACGGCTGGTGAAATTCTTGGTCGTAGCGGGATTCGTCGCGCATATGAAACAGGACGTGGCTCCATCATCGTCCGTGCGAAAGCAGAAATCGAACAGACGAAAAAAGACCGCGAACGGATCATCGTGACGGAGTTGCCTTATCAGGTCAACAAAGCCCGCCTCGTTGAAAAGATTGCCGATCTCGTCCGCGAGAAAAAAATCGAAGGCATTACGGATTTACGGGATGAGTCAGATCGCCGCGGTATGCGGATCGTCATGGAAGTCCGTCGTGATGCGAATGCAAGTGTCATCTTAAACAACTTGTATAAACAGACGTCGATGCAAACGACGTTTGGTGTCAACATGCTTGCGATCGTCGGAGGGCGTCCGAAAACATTGACGCTTAAAGAAATGCTCTATCATTACCTCGAGCATCAAAAAGAAATCGTTCGTCGTCGGACACAGTTCGATCTCGAAAAAGCAGAAGCACGTGAACACTTGCTCGCTGGTCTACGGATTGCGCTTGATCATTTGGATGAAGTCATTCAAATCATTCGCGGTAACCGGACAGCAGACGCAGCACGTGAACAGTTGATGGAGCGTTTTGCGTTATCTGAGAAACAATCACAAGCGATTCTCGATATGCGCTTACAACGCCTGACAGGTCTTGAGCGGGAAAAAATTGAAGCAGAATATGACGAAATCATGCAATTGATCGCAGAACTGAACCGCATCCTTGCGAGTGAAGAAGTCTTGCTTGATTTGATCCGGACAGAACTCGAGGAGTTGAAGGAACGTTTCAACGACGAGCGTCGGACGGAAATCCGGATGGATCATATCGAATTCGAAGATGAAGACTTGATTCCGGAACAAGATATCATCATCACGTTGACAAGCAGTGGTTATATCAAACGGATGACGACGGATTCGTACCGGACACAGCGCCGCGGCGGACGTGGCGTTCAAGGAATCGGAACGAACGACGAGGATTACGTTACGCGTCTCTTGTCTTGTTCGACGCATGATACGATTCTATTCTTTACGAACCGCGGGAAAGTCTACCGGATTCGTGGATATGAAGTACCGGAGATGAGCCGGACATCAAAAGGTGTGCCGATCATCAACCTCATCCAAATTGAACGCGATGAAAAGGTCGAGACGATGATTCCAGTCAACTTCAAACGTTATCTTGAGGAGCAACAAGCAACTGAAGCACCTGTAGAGGTGGTTGAAGGAGAGATTGAAGAGACGGAAGAAGCGCTCGAAACGGAAGAAGTCGTTCAAGATGAGCAAAAATCATTGATCTTCATGACACGCAAAGGGCGTGTCAAACGTTCACCGTTGTCCGCATATGCCCGGATCAACAAAAATGGTTTGATTGCGATTCGGTTGTTTGAAGACGATGAATTGACATCCGTTCGTCTTGCATCGACGGATGATGAAGTCTTTGCTGTTTCAACAAGCGGGAAAGCGATTCGTTTCCCAATCACGAATGTCCGCTCGATGGGACGTGGTGCTCGTGGTGTCAAAGCGATGACGTTACGCCCAAACGATTTCGTCGTCGGGATGGAACTTGCACGTGATGCACAAGATGTTCTGGTTATTACGGAAAAAGGATTCGGTAAACGAACACCGATGACCGAGTTCCGTAGTCAATCGCGTGGTGGGAAAGGATTGATCGCGAGTAAGGTAACAGATCGCGTCGGTCAAATCGTTGCCATGCGAATCGTTGATGTCGATGATGACATCATGATCATGACAGAGAGCGGTATCGTTATTCGGACAGACTCGCAATACATTTCACGTGTCGGTCGCAACACCCAAGGGGTGAAGGTCATTCGAATTGAAGAAGGTGACCGTGTTGCAACGGTTGCGAAACTGAAACGAGAAGAAACCGATGAAACGGAAGAAGATACGGATCTTGTATCAGAAGAGAATGTAGTCGAATCGGATGCTTCAGAAGAAGTGGAAGAGTAA
- the pdxR gene encoding MocR-like pyridoxine biosynthesis transcription factor PdxR produces MDMLSFQLTRDQEKPLYEQLYQQIRNEIIAGRLAYGTKLPSKRKLGQFLNLSQTTIELAYQQLVAEGYVESISRKGYFVLAYEELAYVKTSPVIEPRVTKEKPVITYDFHPSKIEGISFPFTRWRKYAKDIIDTDHHPLVSLGHPQGDLTLREEIATYLYHSRGVVCSPEQIVVGSGIEQLLPIVLFLLGRNVTYGIEDPGYHTTRLLLENHERMIEPIRVDANGLRIDQLQESNVDVMYVTPAHQFPSGSILSVNRRHQLLNWAAMDPTRFIIEDDYDSEFRYSGKSIPSLHNMDSNRVIYMSTFSKSLMPSLRIGYMVLPEVLRAQYQAELSHYTCSVSRFDQTILTRFMKEGDFERHLNRMRKVYRRKLDVLIQSLRRIPALRLTGESAGLHVVVSVANGMTEQELVKRAQQQGIQVYGLSQYAQLPLLSNTPQIVLGFASLSEHELTEGLQLLIDAWNLHRSS; encoded by the coding sequence ATGGACATGCTATCATTTCAACTTACACGCGATCAAGAGAAACCTCTTTATGAACAACTTTATCAACAGATCCGAAACGAAATCATCGCCGGACGTTTAGCGTACGGCACGAAACTGCCTTCTAAACGAAAGCTCGGTCAATTCTTGAACTTAAGTCAAACGACGATTGAGCTTGCTTATCAACAACTTGTCGCAGAAGGTTATGTCGAATCCATCTCGCGTAAAGGGTATTTCGTTCTTGCCTATGAGGAACTTGCTTACGTCAAAACCTCACCCGTCATCGAACCGCGTGTGACTAAAGAAAAACCGGTCATCACGTATGACTTTCATCCAAGTAAGATTGAAGGGATCTCTTTCCCGTTCACCCGTTGGCGAAAGTATGCCAAAGACATCATAGATACCGATCACCATCCACTCGTCTCGCTCGGTCATCCGCAAGGCGATCTAACGTTGCGCGAAGAGATTGCGACTTATCTCTATCACTCACGTGGTGTCGTCTGTTCTCCGGAACAGATCGTCGTCGGTTCAGGTATCGAGCAACTGTTGCCCATCGTTCTTTTCTTACTAGGACGAAACGTCACGTACGGCATCGAAGATCCCGGTTATCATACGACACGCCTCTTGCTTGAAAATCATGAACGAATGATTGAACCGATTCGTGTCGATGCGAATGGATTACGCATCGATCAACTGCAGGAATCAAATGTTGATGTCATGTATGTCACACCGGCACATCAGTTTCCGTCCGGTAGCATCCTGTCCGTCAATCGAAGACACCAGTTGTTGAACTGGGCGGCGATGGATCCGACCCGTTTTATCATCGAAGACGACTACGATAGCGAATTCCGCTATAGCGGTAAATCGATCCCGTCTTTGCACAACATGGACAGCAATCGTGTCATTTATATGAGTACTTTCTCAAAATCGCTCATGCCTTCACTACGGATTGGTTATATGGTCTTACCGGAAGTTTTACGCGCACAGTATCAAGCCGAATTATCCCATTATACTTGTAGTGTCTCACGCTTTGATCAAACGATCTTGACACGTTTCATGAAAGAGGGCGACTTTGAACGACATCTCAATCGGATGCGTAAAGTCTATCGTCGTAAACTAGATGTGCTGATCCAATCGCTTCGCCGGATCCCTGCCTTACGGTTGACTGGCGAAAGTGCTGGACTCCATGTTGTCGTTTCCGTAGCGAACGGAATGACGGAGCAAGAGCTAGTAAAGCGGGCACAACAACAAGGCATCCAAGTATACGGTCTCTCTCAATACGCCCAGTTACCGCTTCTCTCCAATACGCCTCAAATCGTTCTTGGATTTGCGAGTCTCTCTGAGCATGAGTTGACGGAAGGATTACAATTATTGATAGACGCATGGAATCTGCATAGATCATCATAA